From the Homo sapiens chromosome 1, GRCh38.p14 Primary Assembly genome, one window contains:
- the PPIAL4C gene encoding peptidyl-prolyl cis-trans isomerase A-like 4A/B/C: MVNSVVFFDITVDGKPLGRISIKLFADKIPKTAENFRALSTGEKGFRYKGSCFHRIIPGFMCQGGDFTRPNGTGDKSIYGEKFDDENLIRKHTGSGILSMANAGPNTNGSQFFICTAKTEWLDGKHVAFGKVKERVNIVEAMEHFGYRNSKTSKKITIADCGQF; encoded by the coding sequence ATGGTCAACTCCGTCGTCTTTTTTGACATCACCGTCGACGGCAAGCCCTTGGGCCGCATCTCCATCAAACTGTTTGCAGACAAGAttccaaagacagcagaaaactTTCGTGCTCTGAGCACTGGAGAGAAAGGATTTCGTTATAAGGGTTCCTGCTTTCACAGAATTATTCCAGGGTTTATGTGTCAGGGTGGTGACTTCACACGCCCTAATGGCACCGGTGACAAGTCCATCTATGGGGAGAAATTTGATGATGAGAACCTCATCCGAAAGCATACAGGTTCTGGCATCTTGTCCATGGCAAATGCTGGACCCAACACAAATGGTTCCCAGTTTTTCATCTGCACTGCCAAGACTGAGTGGTTGGATGGCAAGCATGTGGCCTTTGGCAAGGTGAAAGAACGTGTGAATATTGTGGAAGCCATGGAGCACTTTGGGTACAGGAATAGCAAGACCAGCAAGAAGATCACCATTGCTGACTGTGGACAATTCTAA
- the LOC124904409 gene encoding uncharacterized protein LOC124904409, with the protein MRRAPDWVQRQAAPGSKCRVPWQRREFPGRGGRKQPQPGSRQRKQNPISLPGEQNGRKATPQAGALGALGIRGIPSLCQSEGTRWSRRGRRWAERCPPGVLGAGRSLGAQRSRLHSRPPPLSPLRKPGGSNQPRSAAAAGTQEACLQASGTTRGWKYHALPLRLDPRSGHAGSALKAATHVAVGELRKGRWVRGSGKARTHLQTGSPQLWTSGSRRRYPSEFGLALNTSPLNKSLEKKQPLFPPHPPRTLSAFVNIQLKMKPLAEAGAEGQVVLEVILGERRRRRRRRRRRRWRRRGRSAFHFQMLPSSCCSPLLDSSFLPFWRWIGDDTESHFLLPPPGPTAVGGRGCRGRPESDHRLGGGSRRGASPAPAQARTPLTARTPAFHTRAHSRPRAAAAVPRLLQRHPPAADPPRPPPSHPARPRAAGARRVSAIPGRSRVSPPRPPLAPGAERQCR; encoded by the exons ATGCGGCGCGCCCCCGACTGGGTGCAGCGGCAGGCCGCCCCCGGCAGCAAGTGCCGGGTGCCATGGCAACGGCGGGAATTTCCCGGTCGGGGAGGCCGGAAGCAGCCCCAGCCGGGCTCGCGGCAGCGAAAGCAAAATCCGATCTCTCTCCCGGGGGAGCAAAATGGACGAAAGGCGACCCCCCAGGCAGGGGCGCTGGGTGCCTTGGGAATCCGAGGAATCCCTTCTCTTTGCCAGTCGGAGGGGACTAGATGGAGCCGAAGGGGCCGGAGATGGGCCGAGCGCTGCCCCCCGGGGGTCCTCGGCGCCGGGCGCAGCTTAGGAGCGCAGCGCAGCAGGCTCCATTCCCGGCCGCCGCCGCTCAGCCCATTACGCAAACCTGGCGGGTCCAACCAACCCCGCTCTGCCGCcgctgctggaacccaggaggcgtgcTTGCAGGCTTCGGGCACTACGCGGGGCTGGAAATACCACGCACTGCCCCTTCGCCTAGACCCCCGCTCGGGCCACGCGGGTTCTGCCCTCAAAGCTG ccacacACGTCGCGGTCGGAGAACTGAGAAAGGGGCGCTGGGTCCGAGGTTCTGGAAAAGCAAGAACTCACCTGCAAACAGGCAGTCCTCAGCTCTGGACTTCTGGATCACGACGTCGATATCCTTCTGAATTCGGTCTTGCCTTGAACACATCCCCATTAAATAAATCCTTGGAAAAGAAGCAGCCGCTATTTCCACCCCACCCCCCTCGCACGCTTTCAGCTTTCGTAAATATTCAGTTAAAAATGAAACCTCTGGCCGAGGCAGGGGCTGAAGGCCAAGTGGTTTTGGAAGTGATCCTgggtgagaggaggaggaggaggaggaggaggaggaggaggaggtggaggaggagggggaggtcgGCTTTCCATTTCCAGATGTTACCGTCCAGCTGCTGCTCGCCGCTGCTGGATTCCAGTTTCCTCCCCTTCTGGCGATGGATTGGTGATGACACCGAGTCTCACTTTCTCCTTCCCCCGCCCGGACCAACCGCCGTGGGGGGCCGAGGGTGCCGGGGACGGCCGGAGAGCGATCACCGGCTGGGCGGCGGGAGCCGACGAGGGGCGAGCCCCGCTCCGGCTCAAGCGCGCACACCCCTCACGGCCCGCACTCCGGCCTTCCACACCCGTGCACACTCTCGCCCGCGGGCGGCGGCAGCCGTGCCCAGGCTGCTGCAGCGCCACCCGCCCGCCGCGGACCCTCCGCGCCCTCCGCCTAGTCACCCGGCCCGGCCGCGGGCCGCCGGGGCTCGCAGAGTGTCAGCCATCCCGGGCAGGAGTCGCGTCTCCCCACCCCGACCTCCACTCGCGCCGGGAGCTGAGCGGCAGTGTAGGTAG